The segment AAATCCACGATATGAAAGCTACAGATTTCACATGGCCGATGTTTGCAAAATTAGAAGCACAGGCTACTTACATTCTCCTTGGACTCCTCATGGCATTGAAAAACCGCTCATCTGGATGTGAAACGGATAAACGAGCATCCTCGATTAGAAATCACATCCACGAAATCCTTCCACCACTTGTTTGCTGGAGATGCACGGGGCATCGTCGTTTGAAAGCATCTTATTCCATCCACAGGATGAGAAGGTGTGAGGGAAGAGCAGAACTTCATCACAGGGCTGAGAGCGAATGGAAAGTGCGGCGTGAACCCTGCAAGTTTGGGGAGGTTtggggtggtgggggggggggtgaatttaTGATCCACCCCTTCTACCTCTGCATTATACGCGCGatgatattaatatttaattcaacTTGCTGTTGAGTTCTTGTTGCGCGAAGGTCTTCAAAATGTCCAAATGAAATGTGACCAGGTGTGACTCACCTGAAAAGGATCTGTGTGTCCAGCATGTCTGCACATGCAAGTGTTGTTTTTCATGCGTAGCCTATCTACTCACATTTTCTACAATTTGGGTACAATTATACATTTCCCACTCACGAAGAGTAGCGTTTTTCTTCTAATTACTTTACCAATTCACTTTCTATTACTATTAATCTCTATGGGTTTTAGACTCGTTTGATGCAGGACTGGAGGGGGTCACGTTCAGTGACGTCATCGTGTTTGTTACGTGCAGCCATATTTAGATACTCAGAGGAAATTAGTGATGCTCAATATGCAAATTAAGCCATAATGACTACGACATTCAGACGAAACAATGTCtcgtgcataataataataataataataataataattttctaggGAGTATGTTGGTCtatgagtttattttttattctggatGTTAATGACGTTGGAAGGAAATCAGAGCATGTTAGAAATTAACGCGTGTAATAATCAGCTGCTTGATGTGTCTTTGTGTTTGTCACCAGGCAGAACAGCGGCTTCATTTGCGTCAGGAGCTCATCTGGAGCTTATTCTTTGAGAATTTCAAAGCacctcaaacttttttttctttttctttcatcaGCAGGTGAGTATTTTGATTTGTCTAGAATGGTTTGTtggaatattattttttctttgtttttaattctgGTTTATTTCTCACGGAAATCAAAAGGAATATTGTCTTGATTAAACAGTTTAGTTTTAGGAGAAACACATGCATATTATATGCTACAACGTCAGACAATTTTCATTGCAACCAGATTTTTGCACCCTAATTTGCGAGTAGATTTATGAATCAACACTAAAGGGAATGGTATAAACTAAGATATATATGATGTATTCTAAATAAGCCAACAATATTCCTAAAGCTAGATTTGACATGAAAAGGCACTGGTCCGGGTGGAAGTGACTCCGGCAGCTCCTGTCTCGAGTTCATGCTGATTGTGGATGTCTCAGTCTGTCCATCACGGGGACACAAGAGCAAATCGCAAACATCTTTCATGTTTCccataatgtaaaattataattattaataacattgataaaaataaaatgattatttgtgTCTGAACGCAAATAATGTTTATAAGAatgtcttaaaataaaacaattaaaatatgttGCCTATTTAGTACCTAGAACTACCATATTAATTAAATaccatatatattaaatatatgttagAATGTGAGATATCCGCTATTTGGTAAGAGACTTTTATAGACATTGATAAATCCgagaaaataaatagcctacatCTCGCCATCTCAGAATTTTGGAAGCGAAATCTGTGTGTTTAGCCTAgacatttaatcttattttattgaccattttatttaaaatgcatttcttatcagttcatgtattttattttagaacatGTTATGCATTACTCGAGCTTCATATTTCGACAGTTGTTCATTCTGACAGGAACCATTACGCCTATAGAGAGTCTctacaaggatagctgaccagtcgtgtgtgtgtgtgtgtgtgtgtgtgtgtgtgtgagagatctgTCTGTTATTGAGTTACAGCGACACCTGGCGGCAGCTTCAGTCCAACAGGAGCTTTTCCATCACGAAGCTAAAAAAATCGACGATCGTTGTCGTTGAAATACTGTAATGCAATTTTCATTTATCACAGTTTTCAGACAGTCAAAGGCTTATTTTTCACAGCAGATTAAATAGCAGTCTGATAGGATATTTTGAGCTGCACTTCTTCATAAatttaatatctatctatctatctatctatctatctatctatctatctatctatctatctatctatctatctatcagagattatatctaaatatatgcAAAGCTTTAAACATTATTGATGTGTTCGTACTTTATATGTATTTGActattctcaaaaaataaaaaataaaaataaataaataaatatcattatagAAGTAATTACTGCTGTTGGTCGTGAtctgaaatatgttttattgtgattgtgaaaaataatttttatttggtttgTCGTTTTTGATGGTAATTTTAATGGCATAAACAAAGATCTATATTATGGTATATTAAAACGCATTAACGTGCATTTACTTAATTCACATTTCCTCGTGCTGTCGACTGGAGTAGGTTTTCttgtttaatttcagctttacatTGTGTATGATAACTAATTTCGACGATTTTAATTTCACGGAAGATTTGTCTGAGTGTATCTCGAGACATCGCTATATTACCAAACCCGACttgatatttgtattattgtaaaataataataataataataataaaataagaatgattCGACAGCCATTCTAATAggctaataattaaaaaataaaaacaaaaaacgcgCTTTTATAAACATATTCTCTTTATGAAACGGTTGTATTTCGAACCAAAAAGTctagctttattttaatatagaagCAGAAATTCTGTCCGTTCCTTTTACTTCCTGCCTTCATTATTAATTGTATATCACGTCACATTAAGTCAATAAAggtgttaaatgtaatttgaatTCTTCCAGCAATAAATATGTGTAACAGAACCATAAATGTTTTCGACAATGTGTTTGTCCTtgcaaaatgattttaaaagagCATTTGATGTATCTggatattaaaggaaaaaataaaggTATAGGAATGAGTCCATCAAACCATAGCAGAACATAGCAATTTCATATTCCATAAatttaaaaatttcataaaaagTTTACTGTAGacttatgttttaaatatgaagtTGAAGATCTCAGTTTAGGCTGTGAAATGAGAGTGAGCTCAAAAGCTGAATATGTCATGATGGTGTAAAATAAGGATTTATGCCTCTTAGTTTTGACTGAAGCTGCACGTTTTACCACAGTAGTTTGATAAGTGTGTTTTAAAGACTGttaaaaaaacactacaaaaactACACACTGAGGGAGCTAGACTGGTAGTATTCTGCACCAACCTTGCTATCAGGAATCGTTTTCAGAATTTGGCCAATGTTCTGTCAATGTTCTCTTAAAGTAGCCCAACGTTAATATAGTGGGGAAAATCCAAatgtaacattcccataatgtttgcaaaaatgtcaaaattaaatgTTCTCTTTTAAAACGTTTACAGTCTACGTGTAAAGTCCATAACCTGATGAaacaaccaaaagaaaaaaaaaaaagttttcaacatcgataataataagaagagTTTAAACAGCAACTAagtacattagaatgatttctgaaggatcatgtgacactaataatgcaaaaaattcagctttgcatcacaggaataaatgacatttttcgatatattcacatagaaaccagttattataacttgtaaaaatatttaacaatattactgtatgtttgatcaaatatttgAAGCCTTGGTGAGGCATACGCAACGTCCATAACCTgatgaattaaaacaaaacaggaGATCAGAAAAATGTGAAATTGTTTATATGGCTTTATTTTTGGAGCTCACACTGCTTTACCTTTCTGTTCAACATCGGCAAAGCTTGAAATCACATTCTGACTCATGTGGTCAACAGGTAGCAACAAATGCTctgcatttttatgaaaatataagcAAAATGTATTGTACATCTCTTCCACCGGGGATAGGCAGTACATGGCCCGGAGAACTTTAACGTTGTTAACCCGGCTCTGAAATATCAACAACATCTACAAGAGAATTTGTGTATTTGGAAACTCCTCAGCCCCGGGCCCCGTGTTAGTCTTCAAATGATGCGTGAtggctttctctctcactctgttaATCGTAAAGAAACCTGCAAATCCTGGCAGGCTCATTTACCCAAAAGCCTAATTGTTATCTATTTACATAAATACGTTGAACCTGCAACACAACAACGTCTGTGATAACATACATTTGCAAGTGAGCATTGACGGTGAGCGTAAAGGCCCCGGTCTGTACGGAAATATTACTTGTACGAGCCCTGAGACACGTCAATGCCTCTATTAATAGTTTAATTATGCGTAATATATTACTGAAACTAAAACATAGCTTTACCAAACAAGAGTACCAGACTTCTCTTTTTAATCCTGTATGCTTGTATACACTGCATAAATTGCATGTatcatttttttgtcttttgtagtTTTCCCCACACGTGGCACAAGCGATGCATGTCCCATGTACCCCGACCCCAAATCACaaacacacccacccacccacccgccccgtttatcatatatatatcaaTTGTAATACTTGATGTAGCACTCACACTTCGCAGAAACATATAGAATAATACTAAAGTGAAATCTTTGCATAGAAAAGCCGTCCGCGATCAGGAGGCCCAGCCCTCGGACAGACGCATGCGCTTGACAGACGGGCTCTGCCGCTCGTCCGGAGAGGGTCTCATCAGTCCCATGGGCGAGTGGAAGTCGACGCGGTGCTCCTCGCGGTCGCTGCCCTCATACGAGCTGCCGCAGCTGCTCAGGCTGTCGACCGGAGAGCGGCCCGCGTCCTGCCGCAGCTgaccctgctgctgctgctggggcGGAGGCTGGGCGTAGCCCCCCGGGGTGCCTCCGGCCCGGTCTCGGGGAGGAGACACGGGTTCAGACTTGATGTGCAGGCTCTGATTGGATGGCAGCGAGAGGGTGGAGCTCTGACATAACTGCGTGCTGGTGCAGTTCCTGCGGCCGGAGGGAAAAGACACCGTTAGACGCAGAGGAAAATAATGCAACTGCAAAGATTGATGAATTCACACTATTTCTTAGAAATTAATCCGAACTATTTATTTTCTAATGCACCTTCCACACTTTTCAAACAGTAAAGTTTAGAGAGCTACATTTTTTggatttaatacatatatttttatgagAAATTGCATGACCAGCAAATTTATTGAAGTAGAAAGTTCAACTTcaataataattttgatataaaaGACTGAAATTAATTTGAGattgttttgtattgtattatattagtttcacattttttaattcaaaatgttgcattgtaataaaaataaaatcccataTTCGCAGGAAAACAATTTTAGTGAAAAGTTGAACTGAAAATATTAACATGAATTTACGATTCTTATTTTTAGTTTGACATCAttgaattttaataaattattataatgaataacacattttgaatttgaataaatgACATTATGATGTGATTACAGTGATTTTTCTGGGGTTATAGTGAGCGTTTCAGCTGATATCCAGTGTGTTTCGGGTGCTTGGGTCAGGGGGATTCTGCTCACCCTAGATGTACAAGACCAGAATGCTGCATGTTTTGCGGCCAGCCGGTCATCGAACCCAGATGAAGAGAAGCCGAGCTGTTAAAACCAGTCAGAGAGGACAGGTCTGCACTGCTGAGAGAATATTCTAGAAGGAGAGAGGAAAGGGAGAAAGATCTCTGTAAAGACTGCTTTCAATCTTCTAGGAGACAGCAAGAGGAAGATGCTCAAAGAACAATAAGTCAATGGCGCCACCTGGTGGTGTATTCAAGACTTTTCATATTGTTCAGATGAACTGAGCAATATATAAACagttaatgcaaaaaaaagaatgacaatagtaaaatgtgcacaataaaatataaaattaaaataaacaatacaattttaaatacaatagtattcaaaactttgggggaagaatttttttttcttcaaaagtgacattaataatgttacaaaatacttCTATTTACAAATTCTGATTCTGTATCTCGCAACCAGCaccaaaactgtttttaacactgatgataatagcaaatcaacatattaaaatgatttctgaaggatcatgtgacactgaagactggagtaatgtgttGTGTTGTATTATCAGACTCTTACCTGTACCGTATGAGGTAGAGAGGGCTGATGGGTAGCCGCCCATTCCCTGTCCTGGCAGAGTGGGCGTGGCTACAGACACCACCGGTGTGCTCAGAGACTGGGCCGACTGGGAGTTGTTTATTCTCTGGTTCTGTGGGAAACAAATGCGATatttaaaacaacagcaacaaaattGAATTGGTCTGAGTAAATGTGCAGGTGGTGTCACATCTGCCCCATCTAACTGCTTAATAGATCATGTGACCAATAACGGGTAACTACCCTCCACCCCGCACTCATCCAACATCCAGCCAGAGTTCCACTGTTGCTATGGGAACCTCTAAAGCAGTCCCCTTGGCAACAGAGGAATGAGTTTTGTGTGCATTTGACATAAGAACTAGTTTGTCTTTGTTTGATGGTTAATCGTGTTTCACTGCGATTTTGATACTACTTACCAGCAACATGTCAACATCCTCCGACTGGTGAGCAGTGGAAAAGAATACAATTCTAATTAGTCCTAATAAAATCCTACTTTATGACATATACCCGATGGTCTGAATTGGTTTCATATTGGCAATGCTGGTCATCAAACTAACTGCAGCTGAACTTGTAATGGTTGTGTGAACTCACGATGGAGGGCATGGTGTTTTTTGAGCCGGGAGGGATGAGGACTCGCAGGTCGGGCTTGCGGTTGCTCATGCTCATGGTCATGGGCGGAGGAGATTTGGTCTGCATGTTCTTGCTCATGCTCCCCGGAGAGACCAGCAGACCAGGGGAGTTGCGGTGGTTTCCATACCCGTTTCCTGTGGGACAGTCAGAGAGGACGCGTAAGTCGAACACTAGTGACCATACAGAACACATTTCATAAATACAATATAGAACTTACATCAAAACATGAATGGAGATTTATGgaaatgtatttgatttcttttttataaattatgaagtagggaaaataaaaacaaataaacataaagcTTTAGGTGTCATAAAAATCATGTCCCTACATTTGCATAATTGACAATTTAACCACATAAATGTCATCTTCAGACAATATG is part of the Carassius auratus strain Wakin chromosome 10, ASM336829v1, whole genome shotgun sequence genome and harbors:
- the LOC113110287 gene encoding myocyte-specific enhancer factor 2C-like isoform X1, which encodes MGRKKIQIARIMDERNRQVTFTKRKFGLMKKAYELSVLCDCEIALIIFNSTNKLFQYASTDMDKVLLKYTEYNEPHESRTNSDIVETLRKKGLNGCDSPDIDAEDSGHSPESGDKYCKINEDIDLMISRQRLCAIPQSNYDMPISIPVSNPNSLIYSHPGVSLGNPNMLPLAHPSLQRNSMSPGVTHRPPSAGNTGGLMGPDLSSGVGTSAGNGYGNHRNSPGLLVSPGSMSKNMQTKSPPPMTMSMSNRKPDLRVLIPPGSKNTMPSISEDVDMLLNQRINNSQSAQSLSTPVVSVATPTLPGQGMGGYPSALSTSYGTEYSLSSADLSSLTGFNSSASLHLGSMTGWPQNMQHSGLVHLGNCTSTQLCQSSTLSLPSNQSLHIKSEPVSPPRDRAGGTPGGYAQPPPQQQQQGQLRQDAGRSPVDSLSSCGSSYEGSDREEHRVDFHSPMGLMRPSPDERQSPSVKRMRLSEGWAS
- the LOC113110287 gene encoding myocyte-specific enhancer factor 2C-like isoform X2, which encodes MGRKKIQIARIMDERNRQVTFTKRKFGLMKKAYELSVLCDCEIALIIFNSTNKLFQYASTDMDKVLLKYTEYNEPHESRTNSDIVETLRKKGLNGCDSPDIDAEDSGHSPESGDKYCKINEDIDLMISRQRLCAIPQSNYDMPISIPVSNPNSLIYSHPGVSLGNPNMLPLAHPSLQRNSMSPGVTHRPPSAGNTGGLMGPDLSSGVGTSAGNGYGNHRNSPGLLVSPGSMSKNMQTKSPPPMTMSMSNRKPDLRVLIPPGSKNTMPSINQRINNSQSAQSLSTPVVSVATPTLPGQGMGGYPSALSTSYGTEYSLSSADLSSLTGFNSSASLHLGSMTGWPQNMQHSGLVHLGNCTSTQLCQSSTLSLPSNQSLHIKSEPVSPPRDRAGGTPGGYAQPPPQQQQQGQLRQDAGRSPVDSLSSCGSSYEGSDREEHRVDFHSPMGLMRPSPDERQSPSVKRMRLSEGWAS